The following are encoded in a window of Paraburkholderia hospita genomic DNA:
- a CDS encoding efflux transporter outer membrane subunit: MKRFPSLTATRAGLALLPALLPVALALNGCTTVGPNYKLPENAAVNAPYANAAIDGADKAPVTQQAVPSKWWRLYDDPVLDQLVTEALSSNTDLRVAAANLARSRAQLDFANEQGGFSGKTSAAFSRAQESAEQYLLTEKIPVVNEGALDLSVSYEIDLFGKLRRGVEAAKADDEAVEAASDLARITVVADVVRAYVESCSAAEELEIAQKSLALQKQRVKLTQRLRDAGRGNQPDVTRGQTQADTLAADIPRFVARRRAAQYRLAMLLARAPSDLPPAALACSRLPHLKQPIPVGDGAALLKRRPDVRQAERLLAASTARIGVATAALYPTVSIGASAGSVGVVEDLFGPTTNRWAFGPLISWTFPINGQRARVHEAEAATGGALAHFDGVVLNALRETQTSLSTYASDTTRADALRTAYKSAIQSADETHRLYAAGRDTFIDDLDATRTLTSVAAQVSAAEGQVAVDQVNLFLALGGGWEEDEKNDSNASEKVGAKAD; this comes from the coding sequence ATGAAACGCTTTCCGTCCCTCACGGCAACGCGCGCCGGCCTGGCGTTACTGCCTGCTTTGTTGCCTGTTGCGCTTGCACTGAACGGCTGCACGACGGTCGGCCCGAACTACAAGCTGCCCGAAAACGCGGCCGTCAACGCGCCGTATGCGAACGCGGCCATCGACGGCGCGGACAAGGCGCCCGTCACGCAGCAAGCCGTGCCGTCGAAGTGGTGGCGTCTGTACGACGACCCCGTGCTCGATCAGCTGGTCACCGAGGCGCTGTCGTCCAACACCGATCTGCGCGTCGCCGCGGCCAATCTCGCGCGCTCGCGCGCGCAGCTCGACTTTGCGAACGAACAGGGCGGCTTTTCCGGCAAGACGTCGGCGGCCTTCTCGCGCGCGCAGGAATCCGCCGAACAGTATCTGCTGACGGAAAAGATTCCCGTCGTCAACGAAGGCGCGCTGGATCTGAGCGTGTCGTATGAGATCGATCTGTTCGGCAAGCTGCGGCGCGGCGTCGAAGCCGCGAAGGCCGACGACGAAGCCGTCGAAGCCGCAAGCGATCTCGCGCGCATCACGGTCGTCGCCGATGTCGTGCGCGCCTACGTCGAATCGTGCTCGGCAGCGGAAGAACTGGAGATCGCGCAGAAGTCGCTAGCCTTGCAAAAGCAACGGGTCAAGCTCACGCAACGTCTGCGCGACGCGGGCCGCGGCAACCAGCCGGACGTGACGCGCGGCCAGACGCAGGCCGACACGCTCGCCGCCGACATTCCGCGCTTCGTCGCGCGCCGCCGCGCCGCGCAGTACCGGCTCGCGATGCTGCTCGCGCGCGCGCCGTCCGATCTGCCGCCCGCCGCCCTCGCCTGCAGCCGGCTGCCGCATCTGAAGCAGCCGATTCCCGTCGGCGATGGCGCAGCGCTGCTCAAGCGCCGCCCGGACGTGCGCCAGGCCGAACGGCTACTGGCGGCATCGACGGCGCGCATCGGCGTCGCGACAGCGGCGCTGTATCCGACCGTGAGCATTGGCGCATCGGCGGGCTCGGTCGGCGTCGTCGAGGATCTGTTCGGCCCGACCACGAACCGCTGGGCGTTCGGTCCGCTGATCAGCTGGACGTTCCCGATCAACGGCCAGCGCGCCCGCGTCCACGAAGCGGAAGCCGCGACGGGCGGCGCGCTCGCGCACTTCGACGGCGTCGTGCTGAACGCGCTGCGCGAGACGCAGACGAGCCTGTCCACCTACGCATCCGATACGACGCGCGCCGACGCGCTGCGCACCGCGTACAAGTCGGCCATCCAGTCGGCGGATGAAACGCATCGCCTGTACGCCGCGGGCCGCGACACCTTCATCGACGATCTCGACGCGACGCGCACGCTCACGAGCGTTGCCGCGCAGGTGTCGGCGGCCGAAGGCCAGGTCGCGGTCGATCAGGTGAATCTGTTCCTCGCGCTCGGCGGCGGCTGGGAAGAGGACGAAAAGAACGACAGCAACGCGAGCGAGAAAGTCGGCGCCAAGGCCGACTGA
- a CDS encoding efflux RND transporter periplasmic adaptor subunit — translation MKKTWFSVGQILLTLIVVVIAAAVLWKLVDYYMFAPWTRDGHVRADVIQVAPDVSGLITEVKVVDNQQVKQGEVLFVIDQARYTLALRNAQATAQQRRATLDQARREDARNRALGNLVAREVVEETHSRVETATAALADAEVAIDTARLNLQRTVIVSPVDGYLNDRAPRVGEYISAGRAVLSVVDMHSFRVDGYFEETKLHGIDIGQPVDIKVMGEPGVLRGHVLSIVAAIEDRDRQQSQNLLPNVNPAFSWVRLAQRIPVRVALDEVPADFRMIAGRTATVSVRGIGPSMGRRPAASDATAASAGAGASATGAAIVGTAPSSATHSASGASQ, via the coding sequence GTGAAAAAAACCTGGTTCTCAGTCGGGCAGATCCTGCTCACTCTTATCGTTGTCGTGATCGCAGCGGCCGTGCTATGGAAGCTGGTCGACTACTACATGTTCGCGCCGTGGACGCGCGACGGTCACGTACGCGCCGACGTGATCCAGGTTGCACCGGACGTATCCGGCCTCATCACCGAGGTCAAGGTCGTCGACAACCAGCAGGTGAAACAAGGCGAGGTGCTGTTCGTGATCGACCAGGCGCGCTATACGCTCGCGCTGCGCAACGCGCAGGCCACCGCGCAGCAGCGCCGTGCGACGCTCGATCAGGCGCGCCGCGAAGATGCCCGCAACCGTGCGCTCGGTAATCTCGTCGCGCGTGAAGTCGTCGAAGAGACGCACTCGCGTGTCGAAACAGCCACGGCCGCGCTGGCCGACGCCGAAGTCGCGATCGATACGGCGCGCCTGAACCTGCAGCGCACGGTGATCGTGAGTCCAGTGGACGGCTATCTGAACGATCGCGCGCCGCGTGTCGGCGAGTACATTTCGGCGGGACGCGCGGTGCTGTCGGTGGTCGACATGCATTCGTTCCGCGTCGACGGCTATTTCGAAGAAACCAAGCTGCACGGCATCGACATCGGCCAGCCTGTCGACATCAAGGTGATGGGCGAGCCGGGCGTGCTGCGCGGCCATGTGCTGAGCATCGTCGCCGCGATCGAGGACCGCGACCGCCAGCAAAGCCAGAACCTGCTGCCGAACGTGAACCCGGCATTCAGCTGGGTGCGCCTCGCACAGCGCATTCCCGTGCGCGTCGCACTCGACGAAGTGCCCGCCGACTTCCGCATGATCGCGGGCCGCACCGCGACGGTGTCGGTGCGCGGCATCGGGCCTTCGATGGGACGGCGCCCGGCGGCATCGGATGCGACGGCTGCATCGGCTGGCGCGGGGGCTTCAGCCACGGGCGCCGCTATCGTCGGCACCGCGCCGTCTAGCGCTACGCATTCTGCATCGGGCGCATCGCAATGA
- a CDS encoding DUF1656 domain-containing protein, with translation MIGEIDILGVFVPAVLVLMFIAYLVNLVLRNVFARIGVYRFIWHRSIFDLGIYVLVLGLVVIVSHRFIT, from the coding sequence ATGATCGGCGAAATCGACATTCTCGGCGTATTCGTGCCAGCCGTATTGGTGCTGATGTTCATCGCCTATCTGGTGAACCTGGTCTTGCGCAACGTGTTCGCGCGCATCGGCGTTTACCGCTTCATCTGGCACCGTTCCATTTTCGATCTCGGCATTTATGTTCTGGTGCTGGGGCTTGTCGTCATCGTTTCGCACCGGTTCATAACGTGA
- a CDS encoding FUSC family protein: MAYPSVRDWLFSAKTFAAAMIALYIGLALELPRPYWAMATVYIVSNPFVGATRSKALYRALGTALGAAGAVLIVPPFVESPFLFSTIVGLWTGTMLYVSLNDRTARSYVCLLAGYTLPLIALPAVTNPTTVFDLAITRTEEILVGIVVASIVGSVVFPSRLAPTLIERTDAWFRDAAFYASETLSGHIAGATISASRQRLAATVNGLEFLLSQLTYDHTRPDIVRRARALQGRMQIFLPLISSMADPLIELIRQRGAHSPEVEALLADVAKWIKAPALEAKYADEPDHEAEALRARVDALRPSAQALASWDGALLSNALWRLGQVIDVWRDIRCLRASIVHETVLWRPHFRHWRLGGTERFFDYGMMLFSTASAVGAVIVACALWITSGWNDGAAAVTLAAVSCCFFAALDDPAPSVFKFFLATCASVVLAGLYVFVVLPHVHDFAMLVLIFSGPFLIIGTLIPSPQFTLVTLLTAVNTATFISIQSAYEADFFVFINSNLAGVAGLLFAFIWTRITRPFGAELAAGRLTRSAWADVVVSASTAAIEDQRNLYSRMLDRLMQLLPRHAASDSHRHPSIESFRDFRVALNALDLRRTRRKLTHDLQGSIDDVLVGVRQYFEQCIARRERQPVPAALIETIDAAVAQVTTRNIAQTQGGTQQGQEGQAAEQGSAPAPAATSGERWLRETLHALVGMRLSLFPPHPAPGSNPPPQPETAA; encoded by the coding sequence ATGGCCTATCCCTCAGTCCGCGACTGGCTGTTTTCCGCCAAGACCTTCGCGGCCGCGATGATCGCGCTGTACATCGGCCTTGCGCTCGAACTGCCCCGCCCCTACTGGGCGATGGCAACCGTCTATATCGTCTCGAATCCGTTCGTCGGCGCGACCCGTTCGAAGGCGCTGTACCGCGCGCTCGGCACGGCGCTCGGCGCGGCGGGCGCGGTGCTGATCGTGCCGCCCTTCGTCGAGTCGCCGTTCCTGTTCAGCACGATCGTCGGGCTGTGGACGGGCACGATGCTCTATGTGTCGCTGAACGACCGCACCGCGCGCAGCTACGTGTGCCTGCTCGCCGGCTACACGCTGCCGCTGATCGCGCTGCCCGCCGTCACCAACCCGACCACCGTCTTCGATCTTGCCATCACGCGTACGGAAGAGATCCTGGTCGGCATCGTGGTCGCGAGCATCGTCGGCAGCGTGGTGTTTCCGAGCCGGCTCGCGCCGACACTGATCGAGCGCACCGACGCCTGGTTCCGCGACGCCGCGTTCTACGCGAGCGAGACGCTGTCCGGCCATATTGCCGGCGCGACGATCTCGGCCTCGCGCCAGCGCCTCGCGGCCACCGTCAACGGGCTCGAATTCCTGCTGAGCCAATTGACCTACGATCACACGCGGCCCGACATCGTGCGCCGCGCGCGCGCCCTGCAAGGGCGCATGCAGATATTCCTGCCGCTGATTTCGTCGATGGCCGATCCGCTGATCGAACTGATACGGCAGCGCGGCGCGCATTCGCCTGAAGTCGAGGCGCTGCTCGCGGACGTCGCGAAGTGGATCAAGGCGCCCGCGCTCGAAGCCAAATACGCGGACGAGCCCGATCACGAAGCCGAAGCGCTGCGCGCGCGCGTCGATGCGCTACGGCCTTCCGCACAGGCGCTGGCGAGCTGGGACGGCGCGCTGCTGTCGAACGCGCTGTGGCGTCTGGGCCAGGTGATCGACGTCTGGCGCGACATCCGCTGCCTGCGCGCGTCCATCGTTCACGAAACGGTCCTGTGGCGGCCGCACTTTCGCCACTGGCGGCTTGGCGGGACCGAGCGCTTCTTCGACTACGGCATGATGCTGTTCTCGACGGCATCGGCCGTCGGCGCGGTCATCGTCGCGTGCGCACTGTGGATCACGTCGGGATGGAACGACGGCGCAGCCGCCGTCACGCTCGCCGCTGTCTCCTGCTGCTTCTTCGCGGCGCTCGACGATCCCGCGCCCTCCGTCTTCAAGTTCTTCCTTGCGACGTGCGCGAGCGTCGTACTGGCCGGGTTGTATGTGTTCGTGGTGCTGCCGCACGTCCACGATTTCGCGATGCTGGTCCTGATCTTTTCCGGGCCGTTCCTGATCATCGGCACGCTGATCCCGAGCCCGCAGTTCACGCTCGTGACGTTGCTCACGGCCGTCAACACGGCGACCTTCATTAGCATTCAGAGCGCTTACGAGGCCGACTTCTTCGTGTTCATCAACAGCAATCTGGCGGGCGTCGCGGGCTTGCTGTTCGCTTTCATCTGGACGCGTATCACGCGGCCGTTCGGCGCCGAACTCGCCGCCGGGCGGCTCACGCGTTCCGCATGGGCCGACGTCGTGGTGAGCGCATCGACGGCCGCGATCGAGGACCAGCGCAATCTGTACTCGCGCATGCTCGACCGGCTGATGCAACTGCTGCCGCGCCACGCGGCCTCGGACTCGCACCGCCATCCGTCGATCGAAAGCTTCCGCGACTTCCGCGTCGCGCTGAACGCGCTCGACCTGCGACGCACGCGCCGCAAGCTGACACACGACTTGCAAGGCTCCATCGATGACGTGCTCGTCGGCGTGCGGCAGTATTTCGAGCAATGTATCGCGCGCCGCGAACGGCAGCCGGTGCCCGCCGCACTGATCGAAACGATCGATGCCGCCGTCGCGCAAGTGACCACGCGCAACATCGCGCAGACGCAAGGCGGCACGCAGCAGGGACAAGAGGGACAGGCGGCGGAACAAGGCTCCGCGCCCGCTCCCGCTGCGACTTCCGGCGAGCGCTGGCTGCGCGAGACGCTGCACGCGCTGGTCGGCATGCGCCTGTCGCTGTTTCCGCCGCATCCCGCGCCCGGCAGCAATCCGCCGCCCCAACCGGAGACCGCAGCCTGA
- a CDS encoding MarR family winged helix-turn-helix transcriptional regulator, translating into MVNLHLLRRSVSSTLVVAARRWRRTSHSVLSAYNVSEACAGPLLTANRLGEAVRQVTLAEHVGIEGPSLVRLLDQLCAAGLVRRDEDPDDKRAKTITLTDEGRAVTARMEERLMELRARVLKGVSREDLETTLRVLNAFNASLDATVTSDKGVSDEPAAAARSGSKRNA; encoded by the coding sequence ATGGTCAATCTCCACCTTCTACGCCGCTCCGTCAGCAGCACGCTGGTCGTCGCCGCGCGCCGCTGGCGCCGCACGAGCCATAGCGTGTTGTCCGCCTACAACGTGTCGGAAGCGTGTGCGGGTCCTTTGCTTACCGCTAACCGCCTTGGCGAGGCCGTGCGTCAGGTGACGCTCGCGGAACATGTGGGGATCGAAGGCCCGTCGCTGGTGCGGCTGCTCGATCAGTTGTGCGCGGCCGGGCTGGTGCGCCGCGACGAAGATCCCGACGACAAGCGCGCCAAGACCATCACCCTCACCGACGAAGGCCGCGCCGTCACCGCGCGCATGGAAGAGCGGCTGATGGAGCTGCGCGCGCGCGTGCTCAAGGGCGTGAGCCGCGAAGACCTGGAGACGACGTTGCGGGTGCTGAATGCGTTCAACGCGTCGCTGGATGCTACAGTCACTTCCGACAAGGGCGTATCCGACGAGCCAGCCGCTGCCGCACGATCCGGCAGCAAACGCAACGCATAA
- a CDS encoding YdeI/OmpD-associated family protein translates to MNPKVDAYIGKLKQWREETEKLRAIVLECPVTEELKWGVPCYTVDDKNVVLIHGFKEYCAILFVKGALLKDPKGILIQQTENVQSARQVRFTSLQEIVKLKSVLKTYIRAAIEVEKAGLKVAHKSTEEFEVAEEFQTKLDKLPRLKTAFEALTPGRQRAYLLHFSSAKQSKTRESRIEKCMPMILEGKGLNDE, encoded by the coding sequence ATGAATCCCAAGGTCGACGCCTATATCGGCAAACTCAAACAGTGGCGTGAAGAAACCGAAAAACTCAGAGCGATCGTGCTGGAATGCCCCGTCACGGAGGAGTTGAAATGGGGCGTTCCGTGCTACACGGTCGACGACAAAAACGTCGTGCTCATTCACGGCTTCAAGGAATACTGCGCGATCCTGTTCGTCAAGGGCGCGTTGCTGAAGGACCCGAAAGGCATCTTGATCCAGCAGACAGAGAACGTGCAGTCAGCCCGGCAGGTGCGATTCACGAGTCTGCAGGAAATCGTCAAGCTGAAATCCGTTCTGAAGACCTATATCCGCGCGGCTATCGAAGTCGAAAAAGCCGGCCTGAAAGTGGCCCACAAATCGACCGAAGAGTTTGAAGTCGCCGAGGAATTCCAGACCAAACTCGACAAGTTGCCTAGGCTCAAGACTGCTTTCGAAGCGCTGACACCCGGACGGCAACGCGCCTATCTGCTCCACTTCTCGTCGGCGAAGCAATCGAAAACGCGGGAATCGCGGATCGAGAAATGCATGCCGATGATTCTCGAAGGCAAGGGTCTGAACGACGAGTGA
- a CDS encoding NAD(P)/FAD-dependent oxidoreductase, which produces MKFDTVVLGGGMVGVSIAVHLQKRGLAVALVDRKAPGNETSFGNAGLIQREGVYPYAFPRDASTLLRYARNRSLDVRYHFSAMPKLLPFLYRYWHYSRADRHTAIARAYATLIEHCVSEHRALIDASGAQALVRTGGWLKVFRSAGKQDAALRDVERWQAEYGVTFDALDAIQLRHAEPSLSHALLGALRYTDAESVSDPNALVTAYARYFEQLGGRIFIGDASTLEPHWSVDTEAGRIDAQSAVISLGPWSDTVSARFGYRLPLAVKRGYHMHYAAQDGARLNQPVLDTEIGYMITPMARGIRLTTGAELAACDAPATPVQLDAIEPIARDTFPLGARLDERPWLGRRPCTPDMMPIIGPATRHKDLWFAFGHAHHGLTLGPVTGRLLAEMMTGAAPVADPHPFRADRF; this is translated from the coding sequence ATGAAGTTCGATACCGTCGTACTCGGTGGCGGCATGGTGGGCGTGTCGATTGCCGTGCATCTGCAAAAGCGCGGGCTGGCCGTGGCGCTCGTCGATCGCAAGGCGCCGGGCAACGAGACGTCGTTCGGCAACGCGGGGCTGATCCAGCGCGAAGGCGTCTACCCGTATGCGTTTCCGCGCGACGCCAGCACGCTGCTGCGCTACGCGCGCAACCGCTCGCTCGATGTCCGCTATCACTTCAGCGCGATGCCGAAGCTGCTGCCGTTCCTGTACCGCTACTGGCACTACTCGCGCGCCGATCGTCATACGGCCATCGCGCGCGCGTATGCGACGCTGATCGAGCATTGCGTCAGCGAGCATCGCGCGTTGATCGACGCTTCGGGCGCGCAGGCGCTGGTGCGCACGGGCGGCTGGCTGAAAGTGTTTCGCAGCGCAGGCAAGCAGGATGCCGCGTTGCGCGACGTCGAGCGCTGGCAAGCCGAATACGGCGTCACCTTCGACGCACTTGATGCAATACAACTAAGGCACGCGGAGCCGTCGCTGAGCCACGCGCTGCTGGGCGCGTTGCGCTACACCGACGCCGAGTCCGTCAGCGACCCCAACGCGCTCGTCACGGCCTACGCGCGGTACTTCGAGCAGCTTGGCGGGCGTATCTTCATCGGCGATGCGTCGACACTCGAACCGCACTGGAGTGTCGACACGGAGGCGGGCCGCATCGACGCGCAGTCGGCCGTGATCTCGCTTGGTCCCTGGTCGGATACTGTCAGCGCGCGCTTCGGCTACCGGTTGCCGCTCGCAGTCAAGCGCGGCTATCACATGCACTACGCGGCGCAGGACGGCGCGCGATTGAATCAACCCGTGCTCGACACGGAGATCGGCTACATGATCACGCCGATGGCGCGCGGCATCCGGCTGACGACGGGCGCGGAACTGGCCGCCTGTGACGCGCCGGCAACCCCCGTGCAACTGGATGCGATCGAACCGATCGCGCGCGATACCTTCCCGCTCGGCGCGCGGCTCGATGAGCGTCCGTGGCTCGGCCGGCGTCCGTGCACGCCGGACATGATGCCGATCATCGGCCCCGCGACACGCCACAAGGACCTGTGGTTCGCGTTCGGCCATGCGCACCACGGACTGACGCTCGGACCCGTCACGGGGCGCCTGCTCGCTGAAATGATGACGGGCGCCGCGCCGGTCGCCGACCCGCATCCGTTCCGCGCCGATCGCTTCTAG
- a CDS encoding RidA family protein — translation MSNEIQRLQTNARMSQVVIANGIVYLSGQVPDTAGASITVQTTQILTRIDTLLASANVDKTRVLTANVWLSDPKHFDEFNAVWDAWVPTGHAPTRACVQALLMKPGLDVEIAVTALA, via the coding sequence ATGTCCAACGAAATCCAGCGACTGCAAACCAACGCCCGCATGAGCCAGGTGGTGATTGCCAACGGCATCGTCTATCTGTCCGGCCAGGTGCCGGACACGGCGGGCGCATCGATCACCGTTCAGACGACGCAAATCCTCACGCGCATCGACACGCTGCTCGCATCCGCAAACGTCGACAAGACGCGCGTGCTCACCGCGAACGTGTGGCTGAGCGACCCGAAGCACTTCGACGAATTTAACGCCGTGTGGGATGCATGGGTGCCGACGGGCCACGCGCCGACGCGCGCCTGCGTGCAGGCCCTGTTGATGAAGCCGGGCCTCGATGTCGAAATCGCCGTGACGGCGCTCGCATGA
- a CDS encoding amidase: MSDNDDLVARNAVELRRMIGAKEISPVELLDACIERIEALNPAVNAITATCYDDARKAAKAAERKVLDGEPLGLLHGLPLGVKDLEDTAGLLTTYGSPMSRSHVPSRDVVLVERLRAAGAILVAKTNVPELGAGANTRNPVWGATGNPFNPELNAGGSSGGSAAALACDMLPVCTGSDTGGSLRIPASKCGVVGFRPSAGLVPNSRRLLGWTPISVVGPMGRDVEETALQLAATAGLSTGDPLSYEVDPLRFATLPALDLATLRVGYTEDFGCCDVDDGIRALFRARMAALAPMVQTCEPVQFDLGDAHRAFDVIRAESFVAGLSDAYARDPGALGPNTRANYEMGAAMTLADSAWAQAEQTRIFRRFQSALDRYDVILSPTTPVSPFPWRELYAAQINGRAQENYYRWLALTYVVTLTTHPALSLPCGVDEAGMPFGLQIVGPFHGDLKTLAVARAMEQAFDTNPALRRPRPDLSRLTQPNPALKSIVTAPPIFNSTGEAQAGMSSV; the protein is encoded by the coding sequence TCGTCGCCCGCAACGCCGTCGAATTGCGCCGGATGATCGGCGCGAAAGAGATTTCCCCCGTCGAACTGCTCGACGCCTGCATCGAGCGGATCGAAGCCCTCAACCCCGCCGTCAATGCGATCACGGCCACCTGTTACGACGACGCGCGCAAGGCCGCGAAGGCGGCCGAGCGCAAGGTGCTGGACGGCGAGCCGCTCGGGCTGCTGCACGGGCTGCCGCTTGGCGTGAAGGATCTCGAAGACACGGCGGGCCTGCTGACCACGTACGGCTCGCCGATGTCGCGCAGCCATGTGCCGTCGCGCGATGTCGTGCTGGTCGAGCGGCTGCGCGCGGCGGGCGCGATTCTCGTCGCCAAGACCAACGTGCCCGAACTCGGCGCGGGCGCGAACACGCGCAACCCCGTGTGGGGCGCGACGGGCAATCCGTTCAATCCGGAACTGAACGCGGGCGGCTCATCAGGCGGCTCGGCGGCGGCGCTCGCTTGCGACATGCTGCCCGTCTGCACCGGCTCCGATACGGGCGGCTCGCTGCGCATTCCCGCATCGAAATGCGGCGTGGTCGGCTTCCGGCCGTCCGCCGGGCTCGTGCCCAACTCGCGGCGGCTGCTGGGCTGGACGCCGATTTCCGTGGTCGGGCCGATGGGCCGCGACGTCGAAGAGACGGCATTGCAACTCGCGGCGACAGCAGGCCTTTCCACAGGTGATCCTCTCAGCTACGAAGTCGATCCACTCCGCTTCGCAACGCTGCCCGCGCTTGATCTCGCCACGTTGCGCGTCGGCTATACGGAAGACTTCGGCTGCTGCGACGTCGACGATGGAATCCGCGCCCTCTTCCGCGCGCGCATGGCCGCGCTCGCGCCGATGGTGCAAACCTGCGAGCCGGTCCAGTTCGATCTCGGCGACGCGCACCGCGCTTTCGACGTGATTCGCGCGGAAAGCTTCGTGGCGGGCTTGAGCGACGCGTATGCGCGCGACCCGGGCGCGCTCGGTCCGAACACGCGCGCGAACTACGAGATGGGCGCCGCGATGACGCTCGCCGACAGCGCGTGGGCGCAGGCGGAACAGACGCGCATTTTCCGGCGCTTCCAGTCAGCGCTAGACCGTTACGACGTGATCCTCTCGCCGACCACGCCCGTTTCGCCGTTCCCGTGGCGCGAGCTTTACGCGGCGCAGATCAACGGACGCGCGCAGGAGAACTACTACCGCTGGCTCGCGCTGACGTATGTAGTGACGCTGACGACGCATCCCGCGCTGTCGCTGCCATGCGGCGTCGATGAGGCAGGCATGCCGTTCGGCTTGCAGATCGTCGGGCCGTTTCATGGCGACCTCAAGACGCTGGCCGTGGCGCGCGCGATGGAACAGGCTTTCGACACGAACCCCGCATTGCGCCGCCCGCGTCCCGATCTGTCGCGGCTCACGCAGCCGAACCCGGCGCTCAAATCGATCGTCACCGCGCCGCCCATTTTCAATTCCACCGGCGAAGCTCAGGCCGGCATGTCCTCCGTCTAA